One window from the genome of Amycolatopsis sp. NBC_01480 encodes:
- a CDS encoding amino acid ABC transporter permease, with translation MDVLLNNLDLFGPFFLTTIELFALAAVGSLVFGTILAMLRVSPVPVFRAIGTAYVTIVRNTPLTLVFAFFVFAYPLLNIVKVSYFTAAVVSLTVYTSAFICEVVRSGINTVPVGQAEAGRALGLNFGQILGQVVLPQALRSVVPPMISTLIALLKNSTIAGGFSVSEAGAIRSYISERGDNQMVALLWVALGFIILVSVLSFVQRSLEKRWSVAR, from the coding sequence ATGGACGTCCTGCTCAACAATCTGGACCTGTTCGGTCCGTTCTTCCTCACCACGATCGAGCTGTTCGCGCTCGCCGCGGTCGGCAGCCTGGTCTTCGGCACGATCCTGGCGATGCTGCGGGTGAGCCCGGTCCCGGTGTTCCGCGCGATCGGCACGGCCTACGTGACGATCGTCCGCAACACACCGCTGACCCTGGTGTTCGCCTTCTTCGTTTTCGCCTACCCGCTGCTGAACATCGTCAAGGTCAGCTACTTCACGGCGGCCGTGGTCTCGCTGACGGTGTACACCTCGGCGTTCATCTGCGAGGTCGTGCGCTCGGGCATCAACACGGTGCCGGTCGGCCAGGCCGAGGCGGGCCGCGCGCTCGGCCTCAACTTCGGCCAGATCCTCGGCCAGGTCGTGCTGCCGCAGGCCTTGCGGTCGGTGGTGCCGCCAATGATCAGCACGCTGATCGCGCTGCTGAAGAACAGCACGATCGCCGGCGGGTTCTCGGTGTCCGAGGCCGGTGCGATCCGGAGTTACATCTCCGAGCGCGGTGACAACCAGATGGTCGCCCTGCTGTGGGTGGCGCTCGGCTTCATCATCCTGGTCTCCGTGCTGTCGTTCGTGCAGCGCAGTCTCGAGAAGCGCTGGAGCGTGGCCCGATGA
- a CDS encoding DUF4037 domain-containing protein, which produces MDFIPGLELSRRFYAEAVRPVLDRHRPGLVHSAALIGPGSEVLGFDSARSADHDWGPRLLLFPQEPEPELDDLLARELPREFLGYSTHFADNEGDPTRRMAPVDGPLRHGVVVTELGGWLSGRLGFDPLRGITRADWLATPAQALAEVTGGAVFHDGLARLGPARRRLGWYPDDVWREVLSGQWRRIAQEEAFVGRCGEAGDELGSAVVAARLVRDLMRLCLLMARRYPPYSKWLGSAFARLPGASELTPVLTGALAATTWPEREGFLVIAYETVAAQHNDLGLTEPLDPGVRGFHSRPFRVLDAGRRAGAGERRGGGPMGGQHRCAGTPGVDPGRLGRAGS; this is translated from the coding sequence GTGGACTTCATACCCGGACTCGAACTGTCGCGGCGCTTCTACGCCGAGGCGGTCCGGCCGGTGCTGGACCGGCACCGTCCCGGGCTGGTGCACTCGGCGGCGTTGATCGGGCCCGGTTCTGAGGTGCTCGGCTTCGACAGCGCCCGGTCCGCCGACCATGACTGGGGGCCGCGGCTGCTGCTGTTCCCGCAGGAGCCCGAACCGGAGTTGGACGACCTGCTGGCGCGCGAGCTGCCGCGCGAATTCCTGGGCTACTCCACGCACTTCGCGGACAACGAGGGCGACCCGACCCGTCGGATGGCGCCGGTCGACGGGCCGCTCCGGCACGGTGTCGTCGTCACCGAGCTGGGCGGCTGGCTGTCCGGGCGCCTCGGCTTCGACCCGTTGCGTGGCATCACCCGCGCCGACTGGCTGGCCACGCCCGCGCAGGCGCTCGCGGAGGTGACCGGCGGCGCCGTCTTCCACGACGGGCTCGCGCGGCTCGGTCCCGCGCGCCGCCGGCTGGGCTGGTATCCCGACGACGTCTGGCGGGAGGTGCTTTCCGGGCAGTGGCGGCGGATCGCGCAGGAGGAGGCGTTTGTCGGCCGCTGCGGCGAGGCCGGGGACGAGCTGGGCTCGGCCGTGGTGGCCGCCCGGCTCGTGCGTGACCTCATGCGGCTGTGCCTGCTGATGGCGCGGCGGTACCCGCCGTACAGCAAGTGGCTGGGCAGCGCGTTCGCTCGCCTTCCTGGGGCGTCTGAGCTGACGCCCGTGCTCACCGGTGCACTGGCCGCGACGACGTGGCCTGAGCGGGAGGGGTTCCTGGTGATCGCGTACGAAACCGTTGCGGCGCAACACAATGACCTCGGCCTGACGGAGCCGCTCGACCCGGGCGTGCGGGGCTTCCACAGCCGTCCGTTCCGGGTGCTGGACGCCGGCCGACGCGCTGGCGCCGGGGAGCGTCGGGGCGGTGGACCAATGGGTGGACAGCACCGATGTGCTGGGACGCCCGGCGTGGACCCGGGCCGTCTCGGGCGCGCTGGCTCGTGA
- a CDS encoding amidohydrolase family protein produces the protein MLITNVSVMDVERGVTEVANVLLRDGVIQFVGSDVDGPDPFDGNGGLLLPGLVDCHAHVAFPGPDPLPRSARVIEAVSVLSGLLARGVTTVRDAWGADAGFRHALREGWITGPDLLLSLRQLSPTGGLGDWWEPDSGRKDRIADPSLPDSVFDGPDEARAAVRRMVRAGADWIKLGASGAMASIREGRSVEPTDAELHAVVDEAGRCGRDVMAHAHTARSAAAAARAGVRSIEHGVFLDEAAVTAMRESGCWYVPTLAPLDGDPDARRAHRRSLDLAQAAGVPIAAGSDLAARPHVDLTTELRLLAEAGLGAAGAVRAATSEAARLLRLDDRGRIEPGLRADLVLLQGPEVDVTDFAGRVRAVWQQGRLVTDRNPFAVR, from the coding sequence GTGCTGATTACGAACGTGTCCGTAATGGACGTCGAACGCGGGGTGACCGAGGTCGCGAACGTGCTCCTGCGCGATGGGGTGATCCAGTTCGTCGGATCCGATGTGGACGGCCCGGATCCCTTTGACGGCAACGGCGGGCTGCTGCTGCCCGGTTTGGTCGACTGTCACGCGCACGTCGCTTTCCCCGGTCCGGACCCGCTGCCACGCAGCGCCCGGGTGATCGAGGCGGTTTCCGTCCTCAGTGGACTTCTGGCGCGCGGGGTGACGACCGTGCGCGACGCGTGGGGAGCGGACGCCGGGTTCCGGCACGCGCTGCGCGAGGGCTGGATCACCGGGCCGGACCTGCTCCTGAGCCTGCGGCAGCTGTCGCCGACCGGCGGGCTCGGCGACTGGTGGGAGCCCGATTCCGGGCGCAAGGACCGGATCGCGGACCCGTCGTTGCCGGACAGCGTGTTCGACGGGCCGGACGAAGCGCGCGCGGCGGTGCGGCGCATGGTGCGGGCCGGCGCCGACTGGATCAAGCTCGGCGCGAGCGGCGCGATGGCCTCGATCCGCGAGGGCCGCAGCGTCGAGCCGACGGACGCGGAGCTGCACGCAGTGGTGGACGAGGCCGGCCGCTGCGGCCGTGACGTGATGGCGCACGCGCACACCGCGCGTTCGGCCGCGGCCGCCGCCCGGGCCGGGGTGCGCAGCATCGAGCACGGTGTGTTCCTCGACGAAGCCGCGGTGACGGCGATGCGCGAGAGCGGCTGCTGGTACGTGCCCACCCTCGCGCCTCTTGACGGCGACCCGGACGCGCGCCGTGCGCACCGGCGTTCGCTGGACCTGGCCCAGGCGGCGGGTGTCCCGATCGCGGCGGGCTCCGACCTCGCGGCCCGGCCCCATGTCGACTTGACGACCGAGCTGCGGCTGCTGGCCGAGGCCGGTCTCGGCGCGGCCGGTGCGGTGCGCGCGGCCACGAGCGAGGCGGCCCGCCTGCTGCGGCTCGACGACCGCGGGCGGATCGAACCGGGGCTGCGCGCGGATCTCGTCCTGCTGCAGGGACCGGAGGTGGACGTGACGGACTTCGCGGGCCGCGTTCGTGCGGTCTGGCAGCAAGGGCGGCTCGTGACGGACCGAAATCCGTTCGCAGTGCGGTAG
- a CDS encoding amino acid ABC transporter permease, whose amino-acid sequence MNNVLFDVPGPKSRMRHRLYAVIGIVVVLALIAFVVYSFYDSGQFTAQKWEWLQYAQVQSDLANAVVATLEAFALGAVFALIFGAVFAAGRLSDHAWVRGISTAIVEFFRAIPLLILMFLFYYGLPTLGFDTSPLFAVVLGLTLYNGSVLAEVFRAGVNSLPKGQAEAAYALGMRKTQVMFTVLLPQAIRAMLPTIISQLVVLLKDTALGFLVTYPELLYYARYIGSQGAFGRPIVPSTIVAAAIYIVMCLLLTALATYLERRNRRSKKHIEPTDRKAEQVMLGNAAGGQAFGGGLGGSS is encoded by the coding sequence ATGAACAACGTCCTGTTCGACGTCCCCGGGCCGAAGTCGCGGATGCGGCACCGGCTGTACGCGGTGATCGGCATCGTCGTGGTGCTGGCGCTGATCGCGTTCGTCGTCTACAGCTTCTACGACAGCGGGCAGTTCACCGCCCAGAAGTGGGAGTGGCTGCAGTACGCGCAGGTCCAGTCGGACCTGGCGAACGCGGTGGTGGCCACGCTCGAGGCCTTCGCGCTGGGCGCGGTGTTCGCGCTGATCTTCGGCGCGGTCTTCGCGGCCGGGCGGCTGTCCGACCACGCCTGGGTCCGCGGCATCTCCACGGCGATCGTCGAGTTCTTCCGCGCGATCCCGTTGCTGATCCTGATGTTCCTGTTCTACTACGGCCTGCCGACGCTGGGCTTCGACACCTCGCCGCTGTTCGCCGTGGTGCTCGGCCTGACGCTGTACAACGGCTCGGTGCTCGCGGAGGTCTTCCGCGCGGGCGTCAACTCGCTCCCGAAGGGGCAGGCCGAAGCCGCGTACGCGCTGGGCATGCGCAAGACCCAGGTGATGTTCACGGTCCTGCTGCCGCAGGCGATCCGCGCGATGCTGCCGACGATCATCAGCCAGCTGGTGGTGCTGCTGAAGGACACCGCGCTCGGCTTCCTGGTGACCTACCCGGAGCTGCTCTACTACGCGCGTTACATCGGCTCGCAGGGCGCGTTCGGCCGGCCGATCGTCCCGTCGACCATCGTGGCGGCCGCGATCTACATCGTCATGTGCCTGCTGCTGACCGCGCTCGCGACGTACCTGGAGCGGCGCAACCGGCGGAGCAAGAAGCACATCGAGCCGACCGACCGCAAGGCCGAGCAGGTCATGCTCGGCAACGCCGCGGGCGGCCAGGCCTTCGGCGGGGGCCTCGGCGGCTCGAGCTGA
- a CDS encoding YoaK family protein: MTVSKPPPPRDLVWLLLTLTFVTGVVDAVSFLGLGRVFVANMTGNVVFLGFAAAGEASLSVVASVTAVLAFLLGALAGGRLISRVDDRGHRLLRDSTLVQTALVAVSVVLAATLGAGGRLGSELLIVVLGLAMGLQNAAVRRIDIPDLTTTVLTRTLTGLAADSKAAGGKGARPVRQLAAIAAMLLGAFAGGVLQLHVSMWVALLLALVVLLVVLGILVAHKETDQVT, translated from the coding sequence GTGACCGTTTCGAAGCCGCCCCCGCCGCGGGACCTCGTCTGGCTGCTGCTGACCTTGACATTCGTCACCGGGGTTGTCGACGCGGTGAGTTTCCTGGGACTGGGGCGGGTGTTCGTCGCGAACATGACGGGCAACGTCGTCTTCCTGGGGTTCGCCGCGGCGGGCGAGGCGTCGCTTTCGGTGGTCGCCTCGGTGACCGCGGTGCTGGCGTTCCTGCTCGGCGCGCTGGCCGGCGGACGGCTGATCAGCCGCGTCGACGACCGCGGGCACCGCCTGCTGCGGGACTCGACCCTGGTGCAGACGGCGCTGGTGGCCGTGTCCGTCGTCCTCGCCGCGACGCTCGGCGCGGGCGGGCGGCTGGGCAGCGAGCTGCTGATCGTCGTGCTCGGCCTGGCGATGGGCCTGCAGAACGCCGCCGTGCGCCGCATCGACATCCCGGACCTGACGACCACCGTGCTCACCCGCACCCTCACCGGCCTGGCCGCCGACTCCAAAGCCGCGGGCGGCAAGGGGGCCCGTCCGGTGCGCCAGCTGGCGGCCATCGCGGCCATGCTGCTGGGCGCCTTCGCAGGCGGTGTGCTGCAACTGCACGTCTCGATGTGGGTGGCGTTGCTGCTGGCGCTGGTCGTGCTGCTGGTGGTGCTCGGGATTCTGGTGGCCCACAAGGAGACCGATCAGGTGACCTGA
- a CDS encoding class I SAM-dependent methyltransferase has translation MRYEEVKRIPVGLAETATVLAATGDLNRHSVLDVGCGTGFYPRLFRTAGASRVFGVDAARAMVGYAQRQEERDPLGISYEVHDALALPVIGAFDVVTALWLIGYAPGAAALDTMLSGLAANVRSGGRLVLLHPNPDADWAVLADYSRYGLTVTRHDVVDGRTRTTVHVATEPPFEFESFFWPPGVVEAAVARTGLSSVRRQAVVTPAGDESFWRPLRENPTFAVLTATRP, from the coding sequence ATGCGCTACGAAGAGGTCAAGCGGATCCCCGTCGGGCTCGCGGAAACGGCCACCGTGCTGGCCGCCACCGGGGACCTGAACCGCCACTCGGTACTGGACGTCGGCTGCGGCACCGGCTTCTACCCCCGGCTGTTCCGCACCGCCGGCGCGTCACGGGTCTTCGGCGTGGACGCGGCGCGCGCCATGGTCGGCTACGCCCAGCGCCAGGAGGAGCGCGACCCGCTGGGCATCTCGTACGAGGTGCACGACGCGTTGGCACTGCCGGTGATCGGCGCGTTCGACGTGGTCACCGCCCTCTGGCTGATCGGCTACGCGCCGGGCGCCGCCGCGCTGGACACCATGCTGTCCGGCCTGGCGGCAAACGTCCGGTCCGGCGGGCGTCTGGTACTCCTGCACCCCAACCCGGACGCCGATTGGGCCGTGCTGGCGGACTACTCGCGCTACGGCCTGACCGTCACCCGCCACGACGTCGTCGACGGCCGCACCCGCACGACCGTCCATGTGGCGACTGAGCCGCCGTTCGAGTTCGAGTCGTTCTTCTGGCCGCCGGGCGTGGTGGAGGCGGCTGTGGCCCGGACCGGGCTGAGCAGTGTCCGTCGTCAGGCTGTGGTGACACCTGCGGGGGACGAGAGCTTTTGGCGGCCGCTGCGGGAAAACCCGACCTTCGCGGTGCTGACGGCCACGCGTCCCTAG
- a CDS encoding DUF4041 domain-containing protein, whose translation MFGGRKRQEELEAAQRENAWLRGELQRLGALGSVGLQSEITELTRQRDAARQGFAQETQAMTGELARQRGLLAALSAEVVETDDARLMQEVGVYHYRHVLADAEAYKYELDRLKDTTRDLVRAKTAVQASSSFHYNNSLAQGRKFVGDLSKLMLRAYNAEAENCVRVLKAGNLPSAVKRLETAVRTIEKLGTMAAIRISPPYHALKIRELELTADYLAKKQQEKEEERERRAALREEQKALQEYRREQERLLKEQGHYENAIAALKVKGDLTGAAELERKLAEIRAALSGIEERQANIRAGYVYVISNIGSFGPEVVKIGMTRRLEPMDRVRELGDASVPFRFDVHALFFSHDAVGIEHQLHLKLEDRRLNRVNRRREYFRCTPAEVKALLLGLTGNLLDYTDEPEAAEYRQSTAQPEAKPA comes from the coding sequence ATGTTCGGTGGTCGCAAGCGCCAGGAGGAGCTCGAAGCCGCGCAGCGGGAGAACGCCTGGCTGCGGGGCGAGCTCCAGCGGCTGGGGGCGCTCGGCTCGGTCGGGTTGCAGAGTGAGATCACCGAGCTGACCCGTCAGCGTGACGCGGCCAGGCAGGGGTTCGCGCAGGAAACGCAGGCGATGACCGGCGAACTCGCGCGCCAGCGCGGCCTGCTCGCCGCCCTCAGCGCGGAAGTCGTCGAGACCGATGACGCCCGGCTGATGCAGGAGGTCGGTGTCTACCACTACCGGCACGTGCTCGCCGACGCCGAGGCCTACAAGTACGAACTGGACCGGCTGAAGGACACGACCCGCGATCTGGTCCGGGCGAAGACCGCGGTCCAGGCGTCGAGCAGCTTCCACTACAACAACTCATTGGCGCAGGGCCGCAAGTTCGTCGGCGACCTGTCGAAGCTGATGCTCCGCGCCTACAACGCCGAAGCCGAGAACTGCGTGCGAGTGCTGAAGGCCGGGAACCTCCCGTCCGCGGTCAAGCGACTCGAGACCGCGGTGCGGACCATCGAGAAGCTCGGCACGATGGCGGCCATCCGGATCAGCCCGCCGTACCACGCGCTCAAGATCAGGGAGCTCGAGCTGACGGCCGACTACCTGGCCAAGAAGCAGCAGGAGAAGGAAGAAGAGCGCGAGCGCCGCGCAGCCCTGCGTGAAGAGCAGAAGGCGTTGCAGGAGTACCGCCGAGAGCAGGAACGGCTCCTGAAGGAACAGGGGCACTACGAGAACGCGATCGCCGCGCTGAAGGTGAAGGGCGACCTCACGGGAGCCGCCGAGCTGGAGCGCAAGCTCGCTGAGATCCGGGCCGCGTTGAGCGGGATCGAGGAGCGGCAGGCCAACATCCGGGCCGGATACGTCTACGTCATCAGCAACATCGGCTCCTTCGGCCCGGAGGTCGTCAAGATCGGGATGACCCGGCGGCTGGAGCCGATGGACCGGGTGCGGGAGCTGGGGGACGCGTCGGTGCCGTTCCGCTTCGACGTGCACGCCCTCTTCTTTTCGCACGACGCGGTCGGGATCGAGCACCAGTTGCACCTCAAGCTCGAGGACCGCCGCCTCAACCGGGTCAACCGGCGGCGGGAGTACTTCCGGTGCACCCCGGCGGAGGTGAAGGCCCTCCTGCTCGGGCTCACCGGCAATCTCCTCGACTACACCGACGAGCCCGAGGCGGCGGAGTACCGGCAGAGCACCGCCCAGCCCGAAGCGAAACCCGCCTAG
- a CDS encoding glutamate ABC transporter substrate-binding protein, whose product MRIRTLAVGLLAGSLLLTACGKEGTPASPGGDASGANTAALPTYTVAQNVDLAGSPVFTKIKSAGSITIGVKDDQPGLGFKDPTTGKFGGFDIEIARMVAAGLGFGEDKIKYTTVDSAAREQAISNGQVDLYVGTYTITDKRKALVSFAGPYFQAGQGLLVRADDNSITGPQTLKGKKVCSVTGSTPIQRVRDQGLTEPGNIVEFQKYSQCIDKLQSKDVDAVTTDDAILKGYAAQDNTMKVVGEPFSKEPYGIGLNKNDKVLRDKIDDLLQASLDDGTWQKIYNATLGKSGSTATKPTIVKY is encoded by the coding sequence ATGAGGATCCGCACCCTCGCGGTGGGCCTGCTCGCCGGCAGCCTGCTGCTCACGGCCTGCGGCAAGGAGGGCACCCCGGCGAGCCCCGGCGGCGACGCCAGCGGCGCGAACACGGCCGCCCTGCCGACCTACACCGTCGCGCAGAACGTCGACCTGGCCGGCTCGCCGGTGTTCACCAAGATCAAGTCCGCGGGCAGCATCACCATCGGGGTCAAGGACGACCAGCCGGGCCTCGGCTTCAAGGACCCGACCACGGGCAAGTTCGGCGGCTTCGACATCGAGATCGCCCGGATGGTGGCCGCGGGCCTCGGCTTCGGCGAGGACAAGATCAAGTACACGACGGTCGACTCGGCCGCGCGTGAGCAGGCGATCTCCAACGGGCAGGTCGACCTGTACGTCGGCACCTACACGATCACCGACAAGCGCAAGGCGCTGGTCTCCTTCGCCGGCCCGTACTTCCAGGCCGGCCAGGGCCTGCTGGTGCGCGCCGACGACAACTCGATCACCGGCCCGCAGACGCTCAAGGGCAAGAAGGTCTGCTCGGTCACCGGGTCGACCCCGATCCAGCGGGTCCGCGACCAGGGCCTGACCGAGCCGGGCAACATCGTCGAGTTCCAGAAGTACTCGCAGTGCATCGACAAGCTGCAGAGCAAGGACGTCGACGCCGTCACCACCGACGACGCGATCCTCAAGGGCTACGCCGCCCAGGACAACACCATGAAGGTCGTCGGCGAGCCGTTCTCGAAGGAGCCCTACGGCATCGGCCTGAACAAGAACGACAAGGTGCTGCGGGACAAGATCGACGACCTGCTGCAGGCCAGCCTGGACGACGGCACCTGGCAGAAGATCTACAACGCCACCCTCGGCAAGTCCGGCTCGACCGCGACCAAGCCGACGATCGTCAAGTACTGA
- a CDS encoding fumarate reductase/succinate dehydrogenase flavoprotein subunit, producing the protein MTEVERHSYDVVVIGAGGAGLRAVIEAREQGYSVAVVCKSLFGKAHTVMAEGGCAASMGNANSNDNWQVHFRDTMRGGKFLNNWRMAELHAKEAPDRVWELETYGALFDRTADGRISQRNFGGHTYPRLAHVGDRTGLELIRTMQQKIVSLQQEDFAKFGDYEARIKVFAECTVTELLLDGGAVAGAFGYWRESGRFVLFDAPAVVLATGGIGKSFKVTSNSWEYTGDGHALALRAGAKLINMEFVQFHPTGMVWPPSVKGILVTEGVRGDGGVLKNSDDERFMFGYVPEVFKGQYADSVEEADRWYADADNNRRTPDLLPRDEVARAINSEVKEGRGSPHGGVFLDIASRLPAEEIKRRLPSMYHQFKELADVDITKEAMEVGPTCHYVMGGIEVDPDTGAASVPGLFAAGECSGGMHGSNRLGGNSLSDLLVFGRRAGLGAAAYVGGLGESRPAVGQSDVDAAAKMALAPFDPPEEGVAENPYTLHTELQQSMNDLVGIIRKAGEIRQALEKLGEIRQRILRVTVEGHRQFNPGWHLAVDLRNMLLVSECVARAALTRTESRGGHTRDDYPGMDAEWRHKLLVCSAVAGDNPTVPDVDVVVEEQLPLRQDLLELFELDELGKYYTDGELETHPGRNS; encoded by the coding sequence ATGACCGAGGTCGAACGGCACAGCTACGACGTGGTGGTGATCGGTGCCGGCGGCGCCGGTCTGCGCGCGGTGATCGAAGCGCGCGAACAGGGTTACAGCGTCGCGGTGGTGTGCAAGTCCTTGTTCGGCAAGGCCCACACTGTGATGGCCGAAGGCGGCTGCGCGGCGTCGATGGGCAACGCGAACTCCAATGACAACTGGCAGGTGCACTTCCGCGACACCATGCGCGGCGGGAAGTTCCTGAACAACTGGCGGATGGCCGAGCTGCACGCCAAGGAGGCGCCGGACCGGGTCTGGGAGCTGGAGACCTACGGCGCGCTGTTCGACCGCACCGCCGACGGCCGGATCAGCCAGCGCAACTTCGGCGGGCACACCTACCCGCGGCTGGCGCACGTCGGCGACCGGACCGGGCTCGAGCTGATCCGCACGATGCAGCAGAAGATCGTTTCGCTGCAGCAGGAGGACTTCGCGAAGTTCGGTGACTACGAGGCGCGGATCAAGGTCTTCGCCGAGTGCACCGTCACCGAGCTGCTGCTCGACGGCGGCGCGGTGGCCGGCGCGTTCGGCTACTGGCGCGAGAGCGGCCGGTTCGTCCTGTTCGACGCGCCCGCGGTGGTGCTCGCGACGGGCGGCATCGGCAAGTCGTTCAAGGTCACGTCGAACTCGTGGGAGTACACCGGCGACGGCCACGCGCTGGCCCTGCGCGCGGGCGCGAAGCTGATCAACATGGAGTTCGTCCAGTTCCACCCCACCGGGATGGTCTGGCCGCCGAGCGTGAAGGGCATCCTCGTGACCGAGGGCGTCCGCGGCGACGGCGGCGTGCTGAAGAACTCCGACGACGAGCGGTTCATGTTCGGCTACGTGCCGGAGGTGTTCAAGGGCCAGTACGCGGACAGCGTCGAGGAGGCCGACCGCTGGTACGCCGACGCGGACAACAACCGCCGCACGCCGGACCTGCTGCCGCGGGACGAGGTGGCGCGCGCGATCAACTCGGAGGTCAAGGAGGGCCGCGGCTCGCCGCACGGCGGGGTGTTCCTCGACATCGCGAGCCGGCTCCCGGCCGAGGAGATCAAGCGCCGGCTGCCGTCGATGTACCACCAGTTCAAGGAGCTGGCCGACGTCGACATCACCAAGGAGGCCATGGAGGTCGGCCCCACCTGCCACTACGTGATGGGCGGCATCGAGGTCGACCCGGACACCGGCGCGGCGAGCGTGCCGGGCCTGTTCGCGGCGGGCGAGTGCTCCGGCGGCATGCACGGCTCCAACCGCCTGGGCGGCAACTCGCTGTCCGACCTGCTGGTGTTCGGCCGCCGGGCCGGGCTGGGCGCGGCGGCGTACGTCGGCGGGCTCGGCGAGAGCAGGCCGGCGGTCGGTCAGTCCGATGTGGACGCTGCGGCGAAGATGGCGCTGGCGCCGTTCGACCCGCCCGAAGAGGGCGTCGCCGAGAACCCCTACACCCTGCACACCGAGCTGCAGCAGTCGATGAACGACCTGGTCGGCATCATCCGCAAGGCCGGGGAGATCCGGCAGGCGCTGGAGAAGCTCGGCGAGATCCGGCAGCGGATCCTGCGCGTGACGGTGGAGGGGCACCGGCAGTTCAACCCGGGCTGGCACCTCGCCGTCGACCTGCGCAACATGCTGCTGGTCAGCGAATGCGTGGCCCGCGCCGCGCTCACCCGCACCGAGAGCCGCGGCGGCCACACCCGCGACGACTATCCGGGCATGGACGCGGAGTGGCGGCACAAGCTGCTGGTCTGCTCCGCCGTCGCCGGGGACAACCCGACGGTGCCGGACGTCGACGTGGTGGTGGAAGAGCAGCTCCCGCTGCGGCAGGACCTGCTGGAGCTGTTCGAGCTCGACGAGCTGGGCAAGTACTACACCGACGGCGAGCTCGAGACCCACCCCGGGAGGAACTCGTGA
- a CDS encoding succinate dehydrogenase/fumarate reductase iron-sulfur subunit, translated as MSYKASFRVWRGDDTAGELQDFKVEVNEGEVVLDIIHRLQATQVSDLAVRWNCKAGKCGSCSAEINGKPRLLCMTRMSTFTEDEVVTVTPLRTFPVIRDLVTDVSFNYAKAREIPSFTPPKDLQPGEYRMQQVDVERSQEFRKCIECFLCQNTCHVVRDHEENKENFAGPRYLMRIAELEMHPLDVADRRDAAQEEHGLGLCNITKCCTEVCPEGIHITDNALIPMKERVADQKYDPIVWLGNKLFRRDR; from the coding sequence GTGAGTTACAAGGCCAGTTTCCGGGTCTGGCGCGGTGACGACACCGCCGGCGAGCTGCAGGACTTCAAGGTCGAGGTGAACGAGGGCGAGGTGGTGCTCGACATCATCCACCGCCTGCAGGCCACCCAGGTCTCGGACCTCGCCGTGCGCTGGAACTGCAAGGCGGGCAAGTGCGGCTCGTGCTCGGCGGAGATCAACGGCAAGCCGCGGCTGCTGTGCATGACGCGGATGTCCACGTTCACCGAGGACGAGGTCGTCACCGTCACGCCGCTGCGCACCTTCCCGGTGATCCGCGACCTGGTCACCGACGTGTCGTTCAACTACGCCAAGGCGCGGGAGATTCCGTCGTTCACGCCGCCGAAGGACCTGCAGCCGGGGGAGTACCGGATGCAGCAGGTGGACGTCGAGCGCTCGCAGGAGTTCCGCAAGTGCATCGAGTGCTTCCTGTGCCAGAACACCTGCCACGTGGTGCGCGACCACGAGGAGAACAAGGAGAACTTCGCCGGGCCGCGGTACCTGATGCGGATCGCCGAACTGGAGATGCACCCGCTCGACGTCGCCGACCGCCGGGACGCCGCGCAGGAGGAGCACGGCCTCGGCCTGTGCAACATCACCAAGTGCTGCACCGAGGTGTGCCCGGAAGGCATCCACATCACCGACAACGCGCTGATCCCGATGAAGGAGCGGGTCGCCGACCAGAAGTACGACCCGATCGTCTGGCTCGGCAACAAGCTCTTCCGCCGCGATCGGTGA